A portion of the Kribbella jejuensis genome contains these proteins:
- a CDS encoding short-chain dehydrogenase/reductase, translated as MPTLKLAGATVLLTGAASGIGAATARALIAAGANVALVDLRQEAVDALAAELGSRAFPVAVDVTDLAAMETVVDKVVARFGALDVCFANAGIAAKKPATIKSSSVEEFERIVEVDLLGVWRTVRACLPAVTAARGHILMTASVYAFYNGIGNAPYAASKAGVEAFGRSLRGELAGTGATAGVLFPGWVDTPIIRASHDDEVTKELIRLGNPGILGRPVSPDLIAAAAVRGIEKRSPRVIAPRVWVPFFVARGAFGIASDALIDRHKRMQSLLRRIDG; from the coding sequence ATGCCCACCCTCAAGCTCGCAGGCGCCACCGTCCTCCTGACCGGCGCAGCGTCCGGCATCGGCGCAGCGACGGCTCGAGCCCTCATCGCGGCGGGCGCCAACGTTGCGCTCGTCGACCTCCGCCAGGAAGCCGTTGATGCTCTCGCTGCAGAGCTCGGCTCCCGAGCGTTCCCGGTGGCGGTCGACGTCACGGACCTTGCCGCCATGGAGACAGTGGTGGACAAGGTCGTGGCACGGTTCGGTGCGCTCGATGTGTGCTTCGCGAATGCGGGCATCGCAGCAAAGAAGCCTGCCACGATCAAGAGCAGCAGCGTGGAGGAGTTCGAACGCATCGTCGAGGTGGATCTGCTCGGCGTGTGGCGCACCGTGCGCGCGTGCCTACCCGCCGTCACCGCAGCCCGGGGCCACATCCTCATGACGGCTTCGGTGTACGCGTTCTACAACGGGATCGGGAACGCTCCCTACGCAGCATCCAAGGCTGGCGTCGAGGCCTTCGGCCGTTCGCTGCGCGGCGAGCTCGCCGGCACCGGCGCCACCGCCGGCGTGCTGTTCCCCGGTTGGGTCGACACGCCCATCATTCGCGCATCCCACGATGACGAGGTCACCAAGGAGCTCATTCGCCTCGGCAACCCAGGAATCCTCGGCAGGCCTGTCTCGCCTGACCTGATCGCAGCGGCCGCCGTTCGTGGCATCGAGAAGCGCAGCCCCCGAGTCATCGCACCGCGCGTATGGGTTCCGTTCTTCGTCGCGCGCGGCGCATTCGGCATCGCCTCCGATGCACTCATCGACCGTCACAAGCGGATGCAGAGCCTGCTCCGCCGGATCGACGGCTGA
- a CDS encoding gamma carbonic anhydrase family protein has translation MPASAYVAPSAVLCGAVVLGEGSRVLHGAVLTAENGEVRLGENSVVMENALVRGRAAHPAVIGDAVLVGPHAHVNGATVEDEVFIATGAALFPGSVAGAGAELRINSVLHVNSRLTAGTVLPIGWIAAGDPAQLFSPDRHEELWQVQRELDFPGTVYGVPRGTSMRDIMARQSEYYGAHVTDREVDRG, from the coding sequence GTGCCCGCATCCGCGTACGTCGCCCCATCGGCTGTGCTCTGCGGCGCCGTCGTCCTCGGCGAAGGCAGCAGGGTCCTGCACGGTGCGGTGCTGACCGCGGAGAACGGCGAGGTCCGGCTCGGCGAGAACAGCGTGGTGATGGAGAACGCCCTGGTGCGCGGGCGGGCGGCCCATCCCGCGGTGATCGGTGACGCGGTCCTGGTAGGTCCCCATGCACACGTGAACGGCGCCACGGTCGAGGACGAGGTCTTCATCGCCACGGGCGCCGCGTTGTTCCCCGGTTCCGTCGCCGGTGCAGGCGCCGAGCTGCGGATCAACAGCGTGCTGCACGTGAACTCGCGACTGACGGCCGGCACGGTCCTCCCGATCGGATGGATCGCCGCCGGCGACCCCGCACAGCTCTTCTCCCCGGACCGGCACGAGGAGCTGTGGCAGGTCCAGCGTGAATTGGACTTCCCCGGCACGGTGTACGGCGTGCCTCGCGGTACGTCGATGCGCGACATCATGGCGCGCCAGTCCGAGTACTACGGCGCACACGTCACGGATCGGGAGGTGGATCGAGGCTGA
- a CDS encoding cupin domain-containing protein produces MSTVPEAGPFPQHPRPDGDGSLRDERPALRRCVAGDLDEFARSYWGSRAVLSHGPDLPAPYDDLFSLDAVDELLSRRGLRTPFLRIAKNGAVVGDNQFTGPAGAGAEIADQVRDDKVAALFAGGHTVVLQALHRTWPALVDFSTQLAVDAGHPVQINAYITPAESQGFSAHYDVHDVFVLQVAGEKHWTVHEPVFAGPLRNQPWTDHARAVEAAARDKAPVIDEVLRPGDALYVPRGFLHSAKALGGVSAHLTVGLHTLTRYLLVQELAALAANQASLRTALPLGFDPGDPEQLAQVLPEVIELFTQELHTATPDALADRLRRRTWSSNRPAPLPPLAHAASIASLAVGTTVRLRAGLRCRLVPGDPLVLQLPDRTITFPPSTAAALADLTSGADCKVGNLPDLDDADQLVLVRRLLTEAVVVATTQ; encoded by the coding sequence GTGAGTACTGTGCCGGAGGCCGGGCCTTTCCCCCAGCACCCGCGGCCTGACGGCGACGGGTCACTGCGGGACGAACGCCCGGCACTCCGGCGCTGTGTAGCAGGCGATCTGGACGAGTTCGCCAGGTCGTACTGGGGCTCGCGCGCCGTGCTGTCGCACGGCCCCGACCTGCCTGCGCCGTACGACGACCTGTTCAGTCTCGACGCCGTGGACGAGCTGTTGTCCCGCCGCGGTCTGCGTACGCCGTTCCTGCGGATCGCCAAGAACGGTGCCGTGGTCGGCGACAACCAGTTCACGGGACCGGCTGGTGCCGGCGCGGAGATCGCCGACCAGGTGCGGGACGACAAGGTGGCCGCGCTGTTCGCCGGCGGGCACACGGTCGTACTACAGGCGCTCCACCGGACCTGGCCGGCGCTGGTCGACTTCTCGACTCAGCTGGCCGTCGATGCGGGTCACCCTGTACAGATCAACGCCTACATCACCCCTGCCGAGTCGCAGGGGTTCTCCGCGCACTACGACGTACACGACGTGTTCGTTCTGCAAGTCGCGGGCGAGAAGCACTGGACGGTGCACGAGCCTGTGTTCGCCGGCCCGCTACGCAACCAGCCGTGGACCGACCACGCCCGCGCCGTCGAGGCGGCTGCACGGGACAAGGCCCCGGTGATCGACGAGGTGCTGCGGCCTGGCGACGCGCTCTACGTGCCACGGGGTTTCCTGCACTCGGCCAAAGCACTGGGTGGAGTGAGCGCGCATCTGACGGTGGGGCTGCACACTCTCACGCGGTACCTGCTCGTCCAGGAGTTGGCCGCGCTCGCGGCGAACCAGGCGTCACTCCGTACTGCGTTGCCGCTCGGCTTCGACCCTGGTGATCCGGAGCAATTGGCGCAGGTACTGCCTGAGGTGATCGAGCTCTTCACTCAAGAGCTCCACACCGCGACGCCGGACGCGCTGGCCGACCGGCTGCGTCGCCGTACGTGGTCGAGCAACCGCCCGGCCCCGCTGCCGCCGCTCGCGCACGCGGCGTCGATCGCATCCCTGGCGGTGGGTACGACGGTCCGCCTCCGCGCCGGCCTCCGCTGCCGGCTCGTCCCCGGCGATCCGCTCGTACTGCAACTACCCGATCGAACGATCACGTTCCCGCCGAGCACAGCGGCGGCCCTCGCCGACCTCACCTCCGGCGCCGACTGCAAGGTCGGCAACCTGCCCGACCTGGACGACGCCGACCAACTGGTCCTGGTACGCCGCCTCCTAACGGAAGCCGTCGTAGTCGCCACCACCCAGTGA
- a CDS encoding MFS transporter, translated as MPAAASLGLPNVRGRVPLLAGLAIDSFGGGCAGPLLLLYFNKVAQIPLGTAGLILTVATLFSIAAPAGVGVIIDRVGPRNIVVAAQFAQGLAFTGFFLGRSEWLLFLCALVMSTGQRVFWSAIFSLLADVADEGERDKWFGLGGMMQAGGLALGALAAGWLLAIGGNEPFLIAMAVNAVSFYVAGLLLLRLHPSHHERTNQESGPAPLLRKDRTFLVLIGANTLLALCTMMLGVGLPVYVTEALTVPKWLVGVLIAATSVVLATGQTLVVRHTEQRRRTNVMVVAGITYAAWALLMALQIHIPGGWVVPVLVLATACFAFADVLHAATNNALSAAISPAVGRGKYLSYWQYSFTFSSVLAPGFFTQLFEVHHELPWVVLAVLALVASLTIYVLARVAPRLSSERI; from the coding sequence ATGCCCGCAGCCGCCTCGCTCGGTCTGCCGAACGTCCGCGGCCGGGTACCGCTGCTGGCCGGGCTGGCGATCGACTCGTTCGGTGGTGGCTGCGCCGGTCCGCTCCTGCTGCTGTACTTCAACAAGGTCGCGCAGATCCCGCTCGGGACCGCTGGCCTGATCCTGACCGTCGCGACGCTGTTCTCGATCGCGGCGCCGGCCGGTGTCGGCGTGATCATCGATCGGGTCGGCCCGCGGAACATCGTGGTGGCCGCCCAGTTCGCCCAGGGCCTGGCGTTCACGGGCTTCTTCCTCGGGCGGTCGGAGTGGCTGTTGTTCCTGTGCGCGCTGGTGATGTCCACCGGTCAGCGCGTGTTCTGGTCGGCGATCTTCAGTCTGCTCGCGGACGTCGCGGACGAGGGCGAGCGGGACAAGTGGTTCGGGCTCGGCGGGATGATGCAAGCCGGTGGCCTGGCTCTCGGTGCACTGGCCGCCGGTTGGCTGCTGGCGATCGGCGGCAACGAACCGTTCCTGATCGCGATGGCTGTGAACGCGGTGTCGTTCTACGTCGCCGGGCTTCTGCTCCTGCGACTGCACCCGTCGCATCACGAGCGGACGAATCAGGAGAGCGGACCGGCTCCGCTGCTGCGCAAGGACCGTACGTTCCTGGTACTGATCGGCGCCAACACCTTGCTGGCGCTCTGCACGATGATGCTCGGCGTCGGTCTGCCGGTCTACGTGACCGAGGCGCTCACGGTGCCCAAGTGGCTGGTCGGTGTACTCATCGCGGCAACGTCTGTCGTACTGGCGACCGGCCAGACGCTCGTCGTACGGCACACCGAACAGAGGCGCCGTACGAACGTCATGGTGGTCGCAGGCATCACCTATGCAGCCTGGGCGTTGCTGATGGCGCTGCAGATCCACATCCCGGGCGGGTGGGTCGTGCCGGTGCTGGTGCTGGCTACAGCTTGCTTCGCGTTCGCCGACGTACTGCATGCGGCGACCAACAACGCCCTGTCCGCGGCGATTTCGCCGGCGGTCGGGCGGGGGAAGTACCTGTCCTACTGGCAGTACTCGTTCACCTTCTCGAGCGTGCTCGCGCCGGGGTTCTTCACGCAGCTCTTCGAGGTGCATCACGAGCTGCCGTGGGTCGTCCTCGCCGTACTGGCGCTGGTCGCGAGTCTGACGATCTACGTGCTGGCCCGGGTCGCTCCACGGCTGAGTTCCGAGCGGATCTGA
- a CDS encoding alpha/beta hydrolase: MHSSTVTSGCRACSAGSTADQRPIPRRKSTMTCQDISFTSGDARCAGWFYPAGPDPRPAVVMAHGLAGIKEMRLDAYAERFAAAGYHVLIFDYRHFGASEGQPRQLLSIRRQHQDWAAAVAYTRSRPEVDPTRIVLWGSSLSGGHVLSIAAELSAAAVIAQVPHTHGPASVLALGPRQATRLTGHGLLDIARATVGAAPHYVPASGPPGSLALMTAPEAAGYLSLVPAGQAFDQRVAGRFALAIPLYSPARALRNLTMPTLVQVGSRDETTPPGPAIRAAGKNPRVTLSTHETGHFEPYSGELFEAFVTEQIDFLQHALA, encoded by the coding sequence ATGCACTCATCGACCGTCACAAGCGGATGCAGAGCCTGCTCCGCCGGATCGACGGCTGACCAACGCCCCATCCCCAGAAGGAAGAGCACCATGACCTGTCAGGACATCTCCTTCACATCCGGCGACGCCCGCTGCGCCGGATGGTTCTACCCAGCCGGACCCGACCCCAGGCCAGCGGTCGTCATGGCCCATGGGCTCGCGGGCATCAAGGAGATGCGCCTGGACGCGTACGCCGAGCGCTTCGCCGCAGCCGGCTACCACGTTCTGATCTTCGACTACCGCCACTTCGGGGCCAGCGAAGGGCAGCCACGACAGTTGCTCAGCATCCGCCGACAGCACCAGGACTGGGCCGCGGCCGTCGCCTACACGCGCTCGCGCCCCGAGGTCGACCCGACCCGGATCGTGCTGTGGGGCTCCTCCCTCTCGGGCGGACACGTCCTGTCCATCGCAGCGGAGCTGTCGGCGGCCGCCGTCATCGCGCAGGTCCCCCACACCCACGGTCCGGCATCCGTCCTCGCGCTCGGGCCGCGGCAGGCGACCCGCCTGACGGGCCACGGCCTCCTCGACATCGCCAGGGCGACCGTCGGCGCCGCCCCGCACTACGTGCCGGCGTCCGGACCGCCGGGGTCTCTGGCGCTCATGACCGCCCCGGAAGCCGCCGGCTACCTCTCGCTCGTCCCCGCGGGACAGGCATTCGACCAGCGTGTCGCAGGCCGCTTCGCGCTCGCGATCCCGCTCTATTCCCCCGCCCGTGCGCTAAGGAACCTGACGATGCCGACACTCGTCCAGGTCGGCAGCCGCGACGAGACCACACCGCCGGGGCCCGCCATCCGGGCCGCCGGCAAGAACCCGCGGGTCACGCTCTCCACTCACGAAACAGGGCACTTCGAGCCCTACTCAGGCGAGCTGTTCGAGGCATTCGTCACCGAGCAGATCGACTTCCTCCAGCACGCGCTCGCCTGA
- a CDS encoding sucrase ferredoxin has product MDIRYRPETGCAAQADRRHDLLTATAPPAERWLLIESRVPWPRQALTSLQPSPWLGDEVARRCRSLGIRPVLIRRHGRTDQTQPRRWALVDSRPTQESIHWGDLPTDEHLLQILNNIHAQDRMAAEQRLQPGAASEHRARTAAEPRMRGGSAVETPPASAGELADRPAGAGEAADPRGERVLAAEPRVGAGSAATTAAASAGAEADRPSAAGEVVGPPAGAGEGVGERVAAGEAAGLAAGARADAGQAGAGVGAWSGEPVYLVCRHGRHDACCAVWGRPVAGALASVYPERTWECSHIGGDRFAANVVVLPHSLFYGHVSPARALEVARRYDEREVVPELLRGSGAFVPPVQAAQDFARAAGHSLAVGNLRPRSVEALSDNRWRILLASTNGPLTVEVSAHLDTVDARLTCAGSSPAQIRRFELHHLSLDPPPDP; this is encoded by the coding sequence GTGGACATCAGGTACCGGCCCGAAACCGGCTGCGCAGCCCAGGCCGACCGCCGCCACGACCTCCTGACCGCAACCGCGCCGCCCGCCGAGCGTTGGCTCCTGATCGAATCCCGCGTCCCGTGGCCCCGCCAGGCCCTCACCTCCCTCCAACCCAGCCCCTGGCTAGGCGACGAAGTAGCCCGCCGCTGCAGGTCCCTAGGCATCCGCCCGGTACTCATCCGCCGCCACGGCCGAACCGACCAAACCCAACCCCGCCGCTGGGCCCTAGTCGACTCCCGCCCCACCCAGGAGTCCATCCACTGGGGCGACCTCCCAACAGACGAACACCTACTACAAATCCTCAACAACATCCACGCACAAGACAGAATGGCGGCTGAGCAACGCCTGCAGCCGGGGGCAGCGTCCGAGCATCGCGCGAGGACTGCAGCGGAGCCGCGCATGAGAGGTGGGTCCGCGGTGGAGACGCCTCCCGCATCGGCCGGGGAGCTGGCGGACCGACCTGCCGGTGCAGGAGAAGCGGCGGACCCGCGCGGGGAGCGGGTGCTAGCGGCGGAGCCTCGTGTGGGTGCTGGGTCGGCGGCGACGACGGCTGCGGCATCGGCCGGTGCGGAGGCGGACCGGCCTTCAGCGGCAGGGGAAGTGGTGGGCCCGCCTGCGGGAGCCGGCGAAGGGGTGGGGGAGCGCGTGGCGGCAGGGGAAGCGGCGGGGCTGGCTGCGGGGGCACGAGCAGATGCGGGGCAGGCGGGGGCCGGGGTTGGGGCGTGGAGTGGTGAGCCTGTGTATCTCGTTTGCAGGCATGGGCGGCATGATGCTTGTTGTGCTGTGTGGGGGCGGCCTGTGGCGGGGGCGTTGGCTTCGGTTTATCCGGAGCGGACTTGGGAGTGTAGTCATATCGGTGGGGATCGGTTTGCGGCGAACGTGGTGGTGTTGCCGCACAGCTTGTTCTACGGGCATGTGTCGCCTGCGCGGGCTCTGGAAGTGGCGCGGCGGTATGACGAGCGTGAGGTCGTACCCGAGCTCCTCCGTGGATCGGGTGCGTTCGTGCCGCCGGTGCAGGCCGCGCAGGACTTCGCTCGGGCCGCCGGGCATTCGCTTGCTGTAGGCAACCTTCGGCCGCGGTCCGTCGAAGCACTCTCGGACAACCGCTGGCGGATCCTCCTCGCATCCACCAACGGCCCACTGACCGTCGAGGTCTCAGCTCACCTCGACACCGTCGACGCCCGCCTGACCTGTGCAGGTTCCTCTCCTGCGCAGATCCGCCGGTTCGAACTCCACCACCTCAGCCTCGATCCACCTCCCGATCCGTGA
- a CDS encoding integrase core domain-containing protein — protein sequence MSKARLVITALFVEGQSAAEVAARYGVHRAWVYKLKARYLAEGEAAFEPRSRRPKTSPMATAPATVELVLRKQLAEAGLDAGADTIGWHLQHHHRTTVSRTTIHRILTRAGAVTPDPGKRPRSSYLRFAADQPNECWQSDFTHYRLTRPDGRPGPDAEIITWLDDHARYALHVTAHPRITGPIVTVTFRETVAQHGIPASTLTDNGMVYTTRLSGGRGGRNGLETELRRLNITQKNSRPNHPTTCGKVERFQQTLKKWLRAQPVQPTTLAELQVLLDVFADEYNHRRPHRSLPHRATPATVYTARPKAGPSHDRAGEIHHRVRTDRIDDTGVVTLRVNGRLHHIGIGRTHARTHVLLLVHDLHIRVVDAATGELLRELVLDPTKDYQPTGRPPGPTPKQNR from the coding sequence ATGTCAAAGGCTCGGTTGGTCATCACGGCGTTGTTCGTGGAAGGTCAGTCCGCGGCTGAGGTCGCCGCCCGGTATGGCGTGCACCGGGCCTGGGTCTACAAGCTGAAGGCCAGGTACCTGGCCGAGGGCGAGGCGGCGTTCGAGCCTCGGTCGCGCCGTCCGAAGACCTCGCCGATGGCGACTGCGCCGGCGACGGTCGAGCTGGTGCTGCGCAAGCAGCTGGCCGAGGCCGGCCTGGACGCCGGCGCAGACACGATCGGCTGGCACCTGCAACACCACCACCGGACCACGGTGTCGCGGACGACGATCCACCGGATCCTGACCCGCGCCGGCGCCGTCACCCCGGATCCGGGCAAGCGGCCAAGATCGTCGTACCTGCGGTTCGCCGCCGACCAGCCCAACGAGTGCTGGCAGTCCGACTTCACCCACTACCGCCTCACCCGCCCCGACGGCCGCCCGGGGCCCGACGCCGAGATCATCACCTGGCTCGATGACCACGCCCGCTACGCCCTACACGTGACCGCCCACCCCCGGATCACCGGCCCGATCGTCACCGTCACGTTCCGCGAAACCGTTGCCCAGCACGGGATCCCGGCCTCCACGTTGACCGACAACGGAATGGTCTACACCACCCGATTGTCCGGCGGGAGAGGCGGCCGCAACGGCCTCGAGACCGAACTACGCCGCCTCAACATCACCCAGAAGAACTCCCGCCCGAACCACCCCACCACCTGCGGGAAGGTGGAACGGTTCCAGCAGACCCTGAAGAAGTGGCTACGCGCCCAACCCGTCCAGCCGACCACACTCGCCGAACTGCAGGTCCTGCTCGACGTCTTCGCCGACGAGTACAACCACCGCCGCCCGCACCGCTCCCTGCCCCACCGAGCCACCCCCGCGACCGTCTACACCGCCCGCCCCAAAGCCGGCCCCAGCCACGACCGGGCCGGCGAGATCCACCACCGGGTCCGCACCGACCGCATCGACGACACCGGCGTCGTCACCCTCCGCGTCAACGGCCGCCTCCACCACATCGGCATCGGGCGAACCCACGCCCGAACCCACGTCCTGCTCCTCGTCCACGACCTGCACATCAGAGTCGTCGACGCCGCCACCGGCGAACTCCTGCGCGAACTGGTCCTCGACCCCACCAAGGACTACCAGCCCACCGGCAGACCACCCGGACCCACCCCCAAACAAAACAGGTGA
- a CDS encoding IS481 family transposase produces the protein MSKARLVITAVVVEKRPVAEVVAQYGVARSWVYELLARWRLEGEAAFEPRSRRPKTSPQATPAAAVEVVLELRKRLTEQGLDAGADTLGWHLQHHHGIRLSRATIHRILTRAGAVTPEPGKRPRASYLRFAAEQPNECWQSDFTHYRLTRLDGSPGRDVEVITWLDDHSRYALSVTAHPRITGPIVTTTFRETVAEHGIPASTLTDNGMVYTTRLSGGKGGRNGLETELRRLNITQKNSRPNHPTTCGKVERFQQTLKKWLRAQPVQPVTIAELQVLLDVFADEYNHRRPHRSLPHRATPATVYTARPKATPSHDRAGEVHHRVRTDRIDDTGVVTLRVNGRLHHIGIGRTHARTHVLLLVHDLHIRVVDAATGELLRELVLDPTKDYQPTGRPPGPTPKQNR, from the coding sequence ATGTCGAAGGCCCGGTTGGTGATCACGGCTGTGGTGGTGGAGAAGCGGCCGGTGGCTGAGGTGGTCGCGCAGTACGGTGTGGCGCGGTCGTGGGTGTATGAGTTGCTGGCGCGGTGGCGCCTGGAGGGGGAGGCGGCGTTCGAGCCGCGGTCGCGGCGGCCGAAGACCTCGCCCCAGGCGACGCCGGCCGCGGCGGTCGAGGTGGTGCTCGAGCTGCGTAAACGGCTGACCGAGCAGGGCCTGGACGCGGGCGCGGACACGCTGGGCTGGCATCTGCAACACCATCACGGGATCAGGTTGTCGCGGGCGACGATCCACCGGATCCTCACCCGCGCCGGCGCCGTGACACCGGAGCCGGGCAAGCGGCCCAGGGCGTCGTACCTGCGGTTCGCCGCTGAGCAGCCGAACGAGTGCTGGCAGTCCGACTTCACCCACTACCGCCTCACCCGCCTCGACGGGTCACCCGGCAGAGACGTCGAAGTGATCACCTGGCTCGACGATCACTCGCGCTACGCGTTGAGCGTGACCGCGCACCCCCGGATCACCGGGCCGATCGTGACCACCACGTTCCGCGAAACCGTTGCAGAACACGGCATCCCGGCCTCGACGTTGACCGACAACGGGATGGTCTACACCACCCGGCTGTCGGGCGGAAAGGGCGGCCGCAACGGCCTGGAGACCGAACTACGCCGCCTCAACATCACCCAGAAGAACTCCCGCCCGAACCACCCGACCACCTGCGGCAAGGTGGAGCGGTTCCAGCAAACCCTGAAGAAGTGGCTGCGCGCCCAGCCGGTCCAGCCGGTCACGATTGCTGAGCTCCAGGTCCTGCTCGACGTCTTCGCCGACGAATACAACCACCGCCGCCCGCACCGCTCCCTGCCGCACCGAGCCACCCCCGCGACCGTCTACACCGCCCGCCCGAAAGCCACCCCCAGCCACGACCGGGCCGGCGAGGTCCACCACCGGGTCCGCACCGACCGCATCGACGACACCGGCGTCGTCACGCTCAGGGTCAACGGCCGACTCCACCACATCGGCATCGGACGAACCCACGCCCGAACCCACGTCCTGCTCCTCGTCCACGACCTGCACATCAGAGTCGTCGACGCCGCCACCGGCGAACTCCTCCGCGAACTGGTCCTCGACCCCACCAAGGACTACCAGCCCACCGGCAGACCACCCGGACCCACCCCCAAACAAAACAGGTGA
- a CDS encoding TetR/AcrR family transcriptional regulator — protein MTLDAVDPADPPIAGDAVPALTRTQRRAAANRRSVVDAAREIVATQGIDALTLEAVAERADVAVQTIYNRVGNRSALLVAVAEQAMEESRGYMDAAYASEGLPEARIRLVAGTWARFARERPHEFRILVEPADEPEAAERLAELYAMQSTKLAATIREGVDNGVFRRDLDPDEVAVTLTAAINGILAMAWRPGALRVPEPQMDSMLTSFASLVLEGLRRP, from the coding sequence GTGACCCTGGACGCTGTAGACCCGGCCGACCCCCCGATCGCCGGTGACGCGGTTCCGGCTCTGACGCGGACCCAGCGGCGAGCAGCAGCGAACCGGCGCTCCGTCGTCGATGCGGCGCGGGAGATCGTCGCCACCCAGGGCATCGACGCCCTGACGCTGGAGGCGGTGGCCGAGCGCGCGGACGTTGCGGTCCAGACCATCTACAACCGAGTGGGGAACCGGTCGGCGCTCCTCGTAGCGGTGGCGGAGCAGGCCATGGAGGAAAGCCGCGGGTACATGGACGCCGCGTACGCATCCGAAGGCCTGCCCGAAGCGCGGATCCGGCTGGTCGCCGGCACATGGGCTCGGTTCGCCCGCGAACGCCCGCATGAGTTCCGCATCCTCGTCGAGCCCGCGGACGAGCCCGAGGCGGCCGAACGGCTTGCCGAGCTCTACGCGATGCAGAGCACAAAGCTGGCGGCCACGATCCGGGAAGGTGTCGACAACGGGGTGTTTCGTCGCGACCTCGATCCTGACGAGGTCGCTGTGACCCTGACTGCAGCGATCAACGGCATCCTGGCCATGGCGTGGCGCCCGGGCGCCCTGCGCGTCCCCGAGCCTCAGATGGACAGCATGTTGACGTCATTCGCCAGTCTCGTTTTGGAAGGGCTGCGCCGACCATGA
- a CDS encoding MFS transporter: MRSLGAYVVPSELGRDFRKIFPASIISNLGDGAMLAAGPLLVASITTQPAAVGAAAFVQQLPWLLFALFSGVLVDRLDRRVMIVAADTFRALVLAALGAAVLLHTAPLWAVYAALFLLGTAETLADNASGALLVSAVPKEHLGKANARLFASGTVLQQLGGPPLGALLFAAGAGVPLVFDAVTFAAAATLIARVAVRPPLPDPSTRAALWSEVRDGVRWLWQHAGVRTLALSILVMNITFCAAFATWVLFARERLGLTDTQFGLLVAVGAVGGVLGMPTYHFLEPRVGPVTLLRVGLIIETTVHLILALTRNPWVAGATMAVFGVHAVVWGIVSTTTRQLVTPDNLMGRVNSVYLLASVGGAAVGSALGGVLAQRFGLAAPFAIAFAAMVVTTAVAWRPLRNVGVRRVPAAD, from the coding sequence ATGCGTTCCCTTGGTGCGTACGTCGTGCCGTCCGAGCTCGGGCGTGACTTCCGGAAGATCTTTCCGGCCTCGATTATCTCGAACCTCGGCGACGGCGCGATGCTCGCCGCCGGGCCGCTGCTCGTCGCCTCGATCACCACCCAGCCGGCGGCCGTCGGTGCTGCCGCGTTCGTCCAGCAACTGCCCTGGCTGCTGTTCGCGTTGTTCAGTGGCGTACTGGTCGACCGCCTCGACCGGCGCGTGATGATCGTTGCCGCTGACACCTTTCGCGCCTTGGTACTCGCCGCGCTCGGCGCCGCTGTACTCCTGCACACTGCACCTCTTTGGGCGGTGTACGCCGCACTGTTCTTGCTAGGTACCGCGGAAACCCTTGCAGACAACGCATCCGGCGCACTGCTCGTCAGCGCCGTACCGAAAGAGCACCTCGGCAAGGCGAACGCCCGGTTGTTCGCCAGCGGCACGGTGCTTCAGCAGCTTGGAGGGCCTCCACTGGGCGCGCTGCTGTTCGCTGCAGGCGCCGGTGTGCCGTTGGTGTTCGACGCGGTCACCTTCGCTGCAGCGGCCACGTTGATCGCACGGGTCGCCGTACGGCCGCCACTGCCTGACCCGTCTACTCGTGCAGCGCTGTGGAGCGAGGTACGTGACGGAGTCCGGTGGCTGTGGCAGCACGCCGGCGTTCGTACCTTGGCCCTGTCGATTCTGGTCATGAACATCACGTTCTGTGCTGCGTTCGCGACCTGGGTCCTGTTCGCGCGCGAGCGGCTCGGATTGACGGATACGCAGTTCGGGCTGCTCGTGGCAGTCGGTGCGGTCGGCGGGGTGCTCGGCATGCCGACGTACCACTTCCTCGAACCGCGCGTCGGTCCGGTGACTCTGCTCCGGGTCGGGCTGATCATCGAGACGACCGTCCACCTCATCCTGGCGCTCACGCGCAACCCGTGGGTCGCCGGCGCCACGATGGCTGTTTTCGGTGTTCACGCTGTCGTGTGGGGCATCGTCTCGACTACAACGCGTCAGCTGGTCACACCGGACAACTTGATGGGCAGGGTGAACAGCGTGTACCTGCTGGCTTCGGTCGGCGGTGCTGCGGTCGGCTCGGCCCTCGGAGGTGTACTGGCGCAACGGTTCGGACTGGCCGCGCCGTTCGCGATCGCCTTCGCGGCGATGGTGGTGACGACCGCGGTCGCCTGGCGTCCGCTGCGAAACGTCGGAGTACGACGGGTACCCGCAGCGGACTGA